The following coding sequences lie in one Lolium perenne isolate Kyuss_39 chromosome 2, Kyuss_2.0, whole genome shotgun sequence genomic window:
- the LOC127329662 gene encoding anthocyanin 5-aromatic acyltransferase-like, with protein sequence MKSAPGQSAPKSLPCSSGKPFAADDDLLLFFFADTRDRLDPPVDAGYIGVCLTGCAATLPAAELRGERALAAATLAVQGEINKMKEDPVAGWNFMNPTLWALLDRMMNISGSPGFRAYDIADFGWGKPRRTENIKMNQDGQVAMMRSRDGQGVQVSVSLLHAAQMDEFKSHFLMF encoded by the coding sequence ATGAAAAGTGCCCCAGGGCAAAGTGCCCCTAAATCCCTACCGTGTAGTAGTGGCAAGCCGTTCGCCGCCGACGACGATctgctgctcttcttcttcgCCGACACCCGCGACCGCCTCGACCCTCCAGTCGACGCGGGCTACATAGGCGTCTGCCTCACCGGGTGCGCCGCAACGCTCCCCGCAGCTGAGCTCCGCGGCGAGCGCGCCTTAGCCGCCGCGACATTGGCGGTACAGGGCGAGATCAACAAGATGAAGGAGGACCCAGTCGCCGGGTGGAATTTCATGAACCCGACCCTCTGGGCATTGTTAGACCGGATGATGAACATATCAGGCTCGCCTGGCTTCAGGGCGTACGACATCGCCGACTTCGGGTGGGGAAAGCCAAGACGGACCGAGAATATCAAGATGAACCAGGATGGTCAGGTGGCCATGATGCGCTCCAGGGATGGCCAAGGCGTGCAGGTATCGGTGTCACTGCTCCACGCGGCACAGATGGATGAGTTCAAGTCTCACTTTCTCATGTTTTAG